A genomic segment from Luteolibacter ambystomatis encodes:
- the lepA gene encoding translation elongation factor 4 yields MPTSLTRNFSIIAHIDHGKTTLSDRLMGATNTVAQRDEKEQLLDAMDLEREKGITIKSHPVAMEYKAMDGKTYKLNLLDTPGHVDFSYEVARSLAACEGAILMVDAAQGVEAQTVANLHLAHAQNLVIIPVLNKIDLPAADVEKCRRQLEDILAIPGEDAIPASAKAGIGIIDILEAVVARVPAPVENPDKLLRCSVFDSIYDTYRGVVSYVRVFSGTVKKGQRIKLMHTGKTYEVKEVGVFTPKMSARPQLVAGDVGYVIANMKSADEAKIGDTITDNTHPCPEPLPGYKEIQPMVFSGIYPVESSDYEALKAAMAKLQINDAAFTYGSESSTALGFGFRCGFLGLLHMEIIQERLRREFNMDVISTYPSVIYQVTLTDGSELIVDNPTFFPETQVIQEIREPVVNVYIMVPGDYIGDMMQLVLEKRGEVTNTETIDDMRVMLSCVLPLGEILVDFNDKLKSMTRGYGSMDYEHAGYRPANMVKMDMLIAGDPVEAFSTIVHRDKAESYGRMLATKLKDVIPPHLFVVAIQAAVGGKIVARESISAMRKNVTAKCYGGDITRKRKLLEKQKEGKKKMKMFGKVNIPQDAFIKVLKSGD; encoded by the coding sequence ATGCCTACCAGCCTGACACGCAATTTCTCGATCATCGCTCACATCGACCACGGGAAGACCACGCTGTCCGACCGCCTCATGGGCGCCACCAATACCGTGGCCCAGCGCGATGAAAAGGAACAGCTCCTGGACGCCATGGACCTGGAGCGCGAGAAGGGCATCACCATCAAGTCCCACCCGGTGGCGATGGAGTACAAGGCCATGGACGGCAAGACCTACAAGCTCAACCTCCTGGACACCCCGGGCCATGTCGATTTCTCGTACGAAGTCGCCCGCTCGCTGGCCGCCTGCGAAGGCGCGATCCTGATGGTGGACGCCGCCCAGGGCGTGGAGGCCCAGACCGTGGCGAACCTCCACCTCGCCCACGCCCAGAACCTCGTCATCATCCCGGTCCTCAACAAGATCGACCTCCCCGCTGCCGACGTCGAGAAATGCCGCCGCCAGCTCGAGGACATCCTCGCCATCCCCGGTGAGGACGCCATCCCCGCCTCCGCCAAGGCCGGCATCGGCATCATCGACATCCTCGAGGCCGTCGTCGCCCGCGTCCCGGCCCCGGTCGAGAACCCGGACAAGCTCCTGCGCTGCTCGGTCTTCGACTCCATCTACGATACCTACCGCGGCGTCGTCTCCTACGTCCGCGTCTTCTCCGGCACCGTCAAGAAAGGCCAGCGCATCAAGCTGATGCACACCGGCAAGACCTACGAGGTCAAGGAAGTCGGCGTCTTCACCCCGAAGATGAGCGCCCGCCCCCAGCTCGTCGCGGGCGACGTGGGCTACGTGATCGCCAACATGAAATCCGCCGATGAGGCGAAGATCGGCGACACCATCACCGACAACACCCACCCCTGCCCGGAGCCGCTTCCCGGCTACAAGGAGATCCAGCCGATGGTCTTCTCCGGCATCTACCCGGTGGAATCCTCCGACTACGAGGCGCTCAAGGCCGCCATGGCCAAGCTCCAGATCAACGACGCCGCCTTCACCTACGGCTCGGAAAGCTCCACCGCCCTCGGCTTCGGCTTCCGCTGCGGCTTCCTCGGCCTGCTCCACATGGAGATCATCCAGGAACGTCTCCGCCGCGAGTTCAACATGGACGTCATCTCCACCTACCCGTCCGTGATCTACCAGGTCACGCTCACGGATGGCTCGGAGCTGATCGTGGACAACCCCACCTTCTTCCCGGAAACCCAGGTCATCCAGGAGATCCGCGAGCCCGTCGTGAACGTCTACATCATGGTCCCCGGCGACTACATCGGCGACATGATGCAGCTCGTCCTCGAAAAACGCGGCGAGGTCACCAACACCGAGACCATCGACGACATGCGCGTCATGCTCTCCTGCGTCCTTCCGCTCGGTGAAATCCTCGTCGACTTCAATGACAAGCTGAAGTCCATGACCCGCGGCTACGGCTCCATGGACTACGAGCACGCCGGCTACCGCCCGGCCAACATGGTGAAGATGGACATGCTCATCGCCGGTGATCCCGTCGAGGCCTTCTCCACCATCGTCCACCGCGACAAGGCCGAATCCTACGGCCGCATGCTCGCCACCAAGCTCAAGGACGTCATCCCGCCGCACCTCTTCGTCGTCGCCATCCAGGCCGCCGTCGGCGGCAAGATCGTCGCCCGCGAGAGCATCAGCGCCATGCGCAAGAACGTCACCGCCAAGTGCTACGGCGGCGACATCACCCGCAAGCGCAAGCTCCTCGAGAAGCAGAAGGAAGGTAAGAAGAAGATGAAGATGTTCGGCAAGGTCAACATCCCCCAGGACGCCTTCATCAAGGTGCTTAAATCGGGAGACTGA